Proteins encoded within one genomic window of Candidatus Nezhaarchaeota archaeon:
- a CDS encoding PINc/VapC family ATPase: MFDSEAYIPDLLAIEAGVVRRLVEGGVVKGRLVIHRAIISELERRARFNDFSGLEELSSLRRACESKGIKIALVGESNGGKKLSPEALNEMVRELALDLKGTLITCDVVMAKVAEAMGINVLHVRPEGKMKLEEFFDNRTMSVHLKEGVIPYAKKGQPGKWTFEPIRSSPMTREELQTIITEIMERARSLPDGFIEVDRESSTIVQLGNYRIVITRPPFSDGLELTAVRPIAKLRLEDYNLPPKLIERLDSHAEGILIAGAPGMGKSTFAQALAEYYRRKNKVVKTIEAPRDLQLPQDITQYSKSVASSQEIHDVLLLSRPDYTIFDEMRDTEDFKLYADLRLAGVGMVGVVHATSPIDAIQRFVGRVELGMIPSIVDTVLFISEGNVKKVYSIETTIKIPHGLKEEDLARPVVVVKDFLTDEPEYELYVFGERTFVVPIKKGLKAPSSVVAKALEHALSKVTPDFELEMPEEGVAFIYVPRHYLPLVMKKCRKKLDRISKRFDMHIEVRPMA; the protein is encoded by the coding sequence ATGTTCGATTCAGAGGCATACATACCAGACCTCTTAGCCATAGAGGCAGGCGTAGTCAGGAGACTAGTAGAAGGTGGAGTAGTTAAGGGCAGGCTTGTGATCCACAGAGCCATAATAAGCGAGTTAGAGAGGAGAGCTAGATTCAACGATTTTTCAGGGCTAGAGGAGTTATCAAGCCTTAGAAGGGCATGCGAAAGCAAAGGAATTAAGATAGCCCTCGTCGGCGAGAGCAATGGTGGTAAGAAGCTTTCTCCGGAAGCCCTCAATGAGATGGTGAGGGAGCTAGCACTTGACCTGAAGGGGACCCTCATAACCTGCGACGTGGTCATGGCGAAGGTCGCTGAAGCCATGGGTATAAACGTTCTTCACGTTAGGCCTGAGGGCAAGATGAAGCTTGAAGAGTTCTTCGATAATAGAACAATGTCTGTCCACTTAAAGGAGGGCGTGATACCCTACGCCAAGAAGGGGCAACCAGGTAAGTGGACCTTCGAGCCCATAAGGTCTTCACCCATGACGCGTGAAGAGCTTCAAACCATAATCACTGAGATCATGGAGAGAGCGAGGAGCTTGCCTGATGGCTTCATAGAGGTCGATAGAGAGTCATCAACCATAGTGCAGTTGGGCAATTACAGAATAGTCATAACTAGACCGCCTTTCTCAGACGGGCTAGAGCTCACAGCTGTAAGACCGATAGCTAAGCTAAGGCTGGAGGACTACAACTTACCTCCAAAGTTAATTGAGAGATTGGATTCGCATGCTGAAGGGATTTTAATAGCAGGAGCGCCTGGAATGGGCAAGAGCACATTCGCTCAAGCACTGGCAGAATACTATAGAAGGAAGAACAAGGTCGTTAAGACCATAGAAGCGCCAAGAGATCTACAGTTGCCTCAAGACATCACGCAATACTCTAAGAGCGTAGCATCCTCGCAAGAAATCCACGACGTTCTATTGTTGAGTAGACCTGACTACACAATATTTGACGAGATGAGAGACACGGAGGACTTCAAGCTCTATGCAGACTTGAGGTTAGCTGGTGTTGGAATGGTCGGGGTGGTGCATGCTACGTCACCGATAGACGCTATACAGAGGTTCGTGGGCAGAGTAGAGCTCGGCATGATACCATCGATAGTCGATACGGTTCTCTTCATAAGTGAGGGCAACGTAAAGAAGGTCTACTCAATAGAGACCACCATCAAGATACCACATGGTCTAAAGGAGGAGGACTTAGCGAGACCAGTTGTCGTGGTTAAGGACTTCTTGACCGACGAGCCCGAGTACGAGCTATACGTCTTTGGCGAGAGAACCTTCGTGGTCCCGATTAAGAAAGGTCTTAAAGCCCCTAGCTCAGTGGTCGCAAAGGCTTTAGAACACGCCTTAAGTAAGGTCACTCCAGACTTTGAACTAGAGATGCCTGAGGAAGGAGTGGCATTCATCTACGTGCCCCGCCACTACTTGCCACTCGTAATGAAGAAGTGCCGTAAGAAGCTGGATAGGATAAGTAAGCGCTTCGACATGCACATAGAAGTAAGGCCTATGGCTTAG
- a CDS encoding MBL fold metallo-hydrolase translates to MKLRSKLYYYPETGFTSNSYIIEDGIRVLVDPGHQNHLQSLIEFMREDGLELRDIDYIIVTHAHVDHCGAVHEIQKQYDVKVAMHESEKQYMYEQSKFFLRLLGLSFAPFNVDHWFKGDESNFEGLDVLILHTPGHTPGSISIYSPTQKYLITGDLVFEGGVGRTDLGGDSSLLARSIERVSQLDVELLLPGHGPIITGASNVSRNFRLIKSFISYL, encoded by the coding sequence ATGAAGCTAAGAAGTAAGCTGTACTATTACCCTGAAACCGGGTTTACATCTAATTCTTACATTATTGAGGACGGTATTAGAGTGCTAGTGGACCCTGGACATCAAAATCACCTTCAAAGTCTCATCGAATTCATGAGAGAGGACGGTCTAGAGCTAAGAGATATAGACTACATAATCGTAACCCACGCTCATGTAGATCACTGTGGTGCAGTTCACGAGATTCAGAAGCAATACGATGTTAAGGTCGCGATGCATGAATCCGAAAAACAATACATGTATGAGCAGTCAAAGTTCTTTCTTAGACTATTGGGGTTAAGCTTCGCCCCCTTCAACGTGGACCATTGGTTTAAAGGGGATGAAAGCAATTTCGAAGGCCTTGACGTCCTAATTCTCCACACGCCAGGGCATACTCCTGGAAGCATATCAATATACTCTCCTACTCAAAAGTACTTGATCACAGGTGACCTGGTCTTCGAAGGAGGCGTTGGGAGGACAGATCTAGGCGGCGATAGCTCTCTCTTAGCAAGATCCATAGAGCGAGTCTCTCAACTGGATGTAGAGCTCCTCCTACCAGGACATGGACCAATAATTACGGGTGCGAGCAATGTTTCGAGGAACTTTAGGCTAATAAAAAGCTTCATAAGTTACTTGTAG
- a CDS encoding DUF22 domain-containing protein → MSYINLVYVDKRSYEVKRLKIQEETYEWIVSTRARWEPVIAIENVTLKAHNVYQINIRPIRLNPNELVVPCPVEWNSLGQLISVGRRGVPRKVERERLFDHANFLAFRDGNILEGDLLGILNVFPQATILPMLRSTTREVPPPYRG, encoded by the coding sequence GTGAGCTACATAAATCTTGTGTACGTAGATAAAAGGAGCTACGAAGTTAAGAGATTGAAGATCCAAGAAGAGACATACGAGTGGATCGTTAGCACAAGAGCCAGATGGGAGCCAGTGATAGCTATTGAGAACGTAACGTTAAAGGCTCACAACGTGTACCAGATAAACATAAGGCCGATAAGGCTAAATCCAAACGAGCTCGTGGTCCCGTGTCCCGTAGAGTGGAATAGTCTAGGTCAGCTGATAAGCGTAGGTCGAAGAGGGGTCCCGAGGAAGGTCGAGAGAGAAAGATTATTTGACCATGCTAACTTCTTGGCTTTCAGAGACGGCAATATCTTAGAGGGAGACCTACTTGGAATTCTAAACGTGTTTCCTCAAGCAACAATACTGCCCATGCTACGATCCACTACTCGAGAGGTCCCCCCACCATATAGGGGCTAG
- a CDS encoding AAA family ATPase has product MSRSEKLVVAVSGKGGVGKTTITALILRSLIDMGVKSILVVDADPASNLPDVLGVKVDKTVGDVTNELKKAIDRGEFPPLLSKRDFLEFRVFEVLKELPDFDLLVMGRTEGEGCYCMVNDVLTEVVDALSRNYAITLMDMEAGLEHLSRRTDRDVDYMIIVTDPSKMGLMTALRIKNLAKEVHIEFKKIFLVGNKFSLNQEDLLHKYANEIGVESLGIVPYDENVFRFNLEGIPLLKLPDDSPALRAVRDIVKKMNLVR; this is encoded by the coding sequence GTGTCAAGAAGCGAAAAGCTTGTAGTAGCTGTTTCAGGTAAAGGAGGTGTAGGTAAGACAACCATTACAGCGCTCATACTAAGGTCACTCATAGATATGGGGGTAAAGTCGATACTTGTTGTTGATGCTGATCCAGCTTCTAATTTACCGGACGTGTTGGGCGTAAAGGTCGATAAAACTGTTGGCGACGTCACAAATGAGCTTAAAAAAGCGATAGATAGAGGAGAGTTTCCACCACTACTTTCTAAGAGAGACTTTCTTGAGTTTAGAGTGTTTGAAGTGTTGAAAGAGCTTCCCGACTTTGACCTCTTAGTCATGGGCAGAACAGAGGGTGAAGGATGTTACTGCATGGTTAATGACGTTCTCACAGAGGTCGTCGACGCTTTATCTAGAAACTACGCTATAACGTTGATGGACATGGAGGCAGGGCTCGAACACTTAAGTAGAAGAACTGATCGAGACGTCGATTACATGATAATAGTAACTGATCCAAGTAAAATGGGTCTCATGACAGCTTTAAGGATAAAGAACCTAGCAAAGGAGGTCCACATAGAGTTCAAAAAGATATTTCTCGTCGGCAACAAGTTCTCCTTAAATCAAGAGGATCTACTGCACAAGTATGCTAATGAGATAGGGGTGGAGTCCTTAGGAATAGTTCCTTACGATGAAAACGTCTTTCGATTTAACCTTGAGGGCATACCTTTATTAAAACTTCCCGATGATAGCCCAGCCCTCAGAGCTGTAAGGGATATTGTAAAGAAGATGAACTTAGTACGATAG
- the acsC gene encoding acetyl-CoA decarbonylase/synthase complex subunit gamma — translation MPKILRPLEVYGVLPQTNCGECGESTCMAFAAKVADGVADITQCKPLFKDPKYKSKLQKALEVTRPPVKPVTIGTPPCQVIIGGKRVMYRHELTYHNPTAIAVDVIDDMDADSLIKRAKAIESYSFERIGQQLKLNLIALRCVSDSPEKFAKAADMLSKNVSLPLILCSYNPDVIEEALTVVGDKRPLIYAATKDNWKEMLDLASKYKCPIAISSPGNLDMLKSLASTFVGTGMEDIVLDPGTFVRGDSLAETINIFTMLRRAAIEKGDKLVGFPLMAVPAVVWMDPEGDEVEKKMKESYVASIMMTRYADLLIMHSFDPWVLMPLLVWRQNIYTDPRVPPSVKPGVYEIGKPTDVSPVFATGNFALTYFLVRGDIENAKIDAYLVVADSEGLSVESSVAGRRLTAEKFAEAIKSSGLDQKLKKKVLIIPGRAARLSGELEELLPGWKILVGPRDSSAIPEFVEKVLKKEMELT, via the coding sequence GTGCCCAAGATACTTAGACCTCTAGAAGTCTACGGTGTACTTCCTCAAACGAATTGCGGTGAGTGTGGAGAATCGACGTGTATGGCCTTTGCAGCGAAGGTAGCTGATGGCGTAGCGGACATAACTCAATGCAAACCCCTCTTTAAGGACCCGAAGTACAAGAGCAAGCTGCAAAAAGCTCTTGAAGTCACAAGACCACCAGTCAAGCCCGTCACCATAGGAACTCCACCGTGTCAAGTGATTATAGGCGGCAAGCGTGTCATGTATAGACACGAGCTTACATACCACAACCCAACAGCCATAGCAGTGGACGTTATAGATGACATGGACGCTGATTCCCTAATCAAGAGGGCTAAGGCCATAGAGTCGTATTCATTTGAGAGGATAGGTCAACAATTAAAGCTAAACTTGATAGCCCTTCGATGCGTATCTGATAGCCCTGAAAAGTTTGCTAAAGCTGCTGATATGCTATCGAAGAACGTTTCACTGCCATTAATCCTATGCTCTTACAACCCAGACGTCATAGAGGAAGCACTAACAGTTGTTGGCGATAAGAGACCCCTCATATACGCTGCGACAAAGGACAATTGGAAAGAGATGCTTGATCTAGCTAGCAAGTACAAGTGCCCAATAGCTATCTCATCGCCTGGAAACTTAGACATGCTGAAGAGCTTGGCCTCAACCTTCGTCGGTACGGGAATGGAGGACATAGTGCTAGATCCAGGGACCTTCGTTAGAGGAGATTCATTAGCCGAAACGATCAACATATTCACAATGCTAAGGAGAGCGGCAATAGAAAAAGGGGACAAATTAGTAGGCTTTCCATTAATGGCTGTACCAGCTGTAGTCTGGATGGACCCGGAAGGAGATGAGGTTGAAAAGAAGATGAAGGAATCCTACGTGGCATCAATAATGATGACCAGATATGCCGACTTGTTGATTATGCACAGTTTCGATCCCTGGGTCTTAATGCCCCTCTTAGTGTGGAGACAGAACATATACACGGACCCGAGAGTACCGCCATCAGTAAAGCCCGGAGTATACGAGATAGGCAAGCCTACAGACGTCTCGCCTGTGTTCGCAACAGGTAACTTTGCACTCACGTACTTCTTGGTTAGAGGCGACATAGAGAACGCTAAGATAGATGCTTACTTAGTAGTGGCGGACAGCGAAGGTCTAAGCGTGGAATCGTCAGTAGCCGGTAGGAGATTAACAGCAGAGAAGTTCGCTGAAGCCATAAAGTCTAGTGGACTGGACCAGAAGCTCAAGAAGAAGGTGCTCATAATACCGGGTAGAGCTGCTAGGCTCAGTGGTGAGCTCGAGGAGCTCCTTCCAGGATGGAAGATTTTAGTTGGTCCGAGGGACTCGTCAGCCATACCAGAGTTCGTAGAGAAAGTCCTGAAGAAGGAGATGGAGTTAACTTAA
- the cdhD gene encoding CO dehydrogenase/acetyl-CoA synthase subunit delta, protein MSKELLDLLKLLDQASELELQDVTIEAEELAIEFLPVVMQTMAVTAPEAAVALKKVIELKMEKFEPPVIKYPGSIPEVQIGATRAEGGTRGKVIKIGGETCPPFYRFESPPKNRPVIALDVFDQPIVPLAGPVKSAYKDVLEDPAEWAKKAIQVYGADLISLHLVSTDPTLKDTPPQEAAKAVERVLQAVDIPIIIGGSGNPQKDLQVFQYLAEMTAGERLVFASATIDMDLDAVAKVMSKYGHNLVALAFMDINQAKELSRKLTEAGLPKDHLILDPTTGALGYGIEYSFSVMERIRLSGLMGDETLQAPLSCAATNAWAAREAWMKVDEWGPREYRGPLWEATTAIVGLLAGADMFMMMHPLAAKIVKGLAEILSKPKLDTKLEEINYNDWIRMRV, encoded by the coding sequence TTGAGCAAAGAGCTCCTCGATCTTCTTAAACTGCTTGATCAAGCATCTGAATTAGAGCTTCAAGATGTAACCATAGAGGCTGAGGAGCTAGCCATCGAGTTTCTCCCGGTAGTAATGCAAACAATGGCAGTCACAGCGCCTGAAGCTGCTGTTGCTCTCAAGAAGGTTATTGAACTTAAGATGGAGAAGTTCGAGCCACCAGTAATCAAGTACCCAGGCTCAATACCTGAAGTTCAGATAGGGGCAACGAGGGCTGAAGGTGGAACTAGAGGCAAAGTGATAAAGATAGGCGGAGAGACATGTCCACCTTTCTATAGGTTTGAAAGTCCACCGAAGAACAGGCCCGTCATAGCACTTGACGTTTTTGATCAGCCAATAGTACCACTAGCTGGTCCCGTCAAGAGTGCTTACAAAGACGTGCTCGAAGACCCTGCTGAATGGGCTAAGAAGGCTATTCAAGTTTATGGTGCCGATCTAATCTCACTGCACTTAGTAAGTACAGATCCTACATTAAAGGATACACCACCCCAAGAAGCTGCTAAAGCTGTTGAAAGGGTCCTTCAAGCAGTTGATATACCGATAATAATTGGAGGCTCCGGTAATCCGCAGAAGGATCTTCAAGTGTTTCAATACTTAGCTGAGATGACTGCTGGAGAGAGACTGGTATTTGCTTCGGCGACTATAGACATGGACCTAGATGCCGTCGCGAAGGTCATGTCGAAATACGGCCACAACCTCGTGGCCTTAGCGTTCATGGACATAAATCAAGCTAAGGAGCTCTCACGAAAGCTTACTGAGGCTGGGCTACCAAAGGATCACCTCATACTAGACCCGACGACAGGAGCTCTCGGATACGGTATCGAGTACTCCTTTAGCGTAATGGAGAGGATTAGGCTCTCAGGCTTAATGGGGGACGAGACGCTTCAAGCACCGTTGTCTTGTGCAGCAACAAATGCATGGGCTGCTAGGGAGGCATGGATGAAGGTAGATGAATGGGGTCCGAGGGAGTATAGAGGTCCTCTATGGGAAGCTACAACGGCTATTGTTGGCTTACTAGCTGGAGCAGACATGTTCATGATGATGCACCCGTTAGCGGCGAAGATAGTCAAGGGCTTAGCTGAGATACTATCGAAGCCCAAACTCGACACCAAGCTCGAAGAAATCAATTATAATGACTGGATCAGAATGAGGGTGTAG
- the cdhC gene encoding CO dehydrogenase/CO-methylating acetyl-CoA synthase complex subunit beta: MSFEGFPVEVSPIYEGERIRKEDMYVEFGGTAVPHKFELVLAAPMEEVEDGAVKVIGPDLTELKEGGSYPLGILIKVAGAKIEKDLEPVIERRIHLYTNYIEGVMHLNQRYDIWIRISKKSFKKGLTSLKWWGLALIRLFKAELPFIERMEVNFITDPEKVKEWYQKALEIYNARDARARAIRDEDVDTFYGCVLCQSFAPQHVCVIAPNRVSLCGALNWFDARAAANVDPKGPNFPIPKGNCLDPIKGEYEGVNEVVAKRSLGAVKRVFLYSMFEYPHTSCGCFECIAFYIPEVDGIGFVHRGFRGPTVNGLPFSTMAAQTGGGIQTTGFLGIGIEYFRSPKFFQADGGWARVVWMPSELKERVKDAIPPELYDKIATEKEAKSIDELKKFLIERNHPLAAKIKEMEAAVAPPEEKPPVAVPTAVGVEITGVPVSAVPTAAGGVKIILQGAKITIKKLIIKRAERVEQRAPRSS; encoded by the coding sequence ATGTCGTTTGAAGGCTTCCCAGTTGAAGTGAGCCCAATATACGAAGGTGAGCGGATTAGAAAAGAGGACATGTACGTTGAATTTGGCGGCACAGCAGTTCCTCACAAGTTCGAGCTAGTGCTTGCGGCCCCGATGGAGGAAGTAGAGGATGGAGCTGTTAAGGTAATAGGCCCTGATCTAACGGAGCTTAAGGAAGGTGGAAGCTATCCACTTGGCATACTAATAAAGGTTGCAGGTGCTAAGATAGAGAAGGACCTTGAACCGGTCATCGAAAGAAGGATACACCTCTACACGAACTACATAGAGGGGGTTATGCACCTTAACCAGAGGTACGACATATGGATAAGGATAAGCAAGAAGTCCTTTAAGAAGGGCTTGACGAGCTTAAAGTGGTGGGGTTTAGCTTTAATCCGGCTTTTCAAAGCTGAGCTACCATTCATAGAGAGGATGGAGGTAAATTTCATAACCGATCCAGAGAAGGTCAAGGAGTGGTATCAGAAGGCTCTAGAGATTTACAATGCAAGAGATGCCAGAGCACGGGCAATAAGAGATGAGGATGTCGACACGTTCTATGGTTGCGTGCTTTGTCAATCATTCGCACCGCAACACGTCTGCGTCATTGCCCCCAATAGGGTTTCGCTTTGTGGTGCACTGAACTGGTTTGACGCTAGGGCTGCAGCGAACGTAGATCCTAAGGGACCAAACTTCCCGATACCTAAAGGTAACTGTCTAGATCCAATCAAAGGCGAGTATGAAGGTGTAAACGAGGTTGTAGCTAAGAGGTCTCTAGGAGCGGTGAAGAGAGTGTTCCTCTACTCGATGTTCGAGTATCCGCACACCTCTTGCGGATGTTTTGAGTGCATAGCTTTCTACATACCTGAAGTTGATGGTATAGGCTTCGTCCATAGAGGCTTTAGAGGTCCAACAGTCAACGGATTACCGTTCTCTACCATGGCTGCACAAACGGGTGGAGGCATACAGACCACTGGCTTCCTTGGAATAGGTATAGAGTACTTCAGGTCACCAAAGTTCTTCCAAGCTGATGGAGGGTGGGCTAGAGTGGTTTGGATGCCATCAGAGCTGAAGGAGAGAGTCAAGGATGCAATACCGCCTGAGCTTTACGATAAGATAGCAACGGAGAAAGAGGCTAAGAGCATAGATGAGCTGAAGAAGTTCCTTATTGAGAGAAATCATCCATTAGCAGCTAAAATAAAGGAGATGGAGGCTGCTGTTGCACCACCTGAAGAGAAGCCACCAGTCGCAGTCCCAACAGCAGTAGGGGTGGAGATAACTGGCGTACCAGTAAGCGCTGTACCTACTGCAGCAGGTGGAGTTAAGATAATCCTCCAAGGAGCTAAGATAACGATCAAGAAGCTGATAATTAAGAGGGCTGAGAGGGTTGAGCAAAGAGCTCCTCGATCTTCTTAA
- the cdhB gene encoding CO dehydrogenase/acetyl-CoA synthase complex subunit epsilon, which translates to MAMTVKPWQWGNVPGHEMATPVKGDVVAKLVKAAKRPLLIVGGASLKEKLGGKLLIDFAAELAKAGIPTVATAHVYKALKDRGVEPAAIMTVADVTNRLQDPNWSVDGKGPHDLVIYMGVSYQLQSQMLSTLKHFATHLRTLSLDRYFHPNATYSLPNLKEDEWEQVLNNVIALLKS; encoded by the coding sequence ATGGCTATGACCGTCAAGCCTTGGCAGTGGGGGAACGTTCCAGGTCATGAGATGGCTACACCAGTAAAAGGCGACGTAGTTGCTAAGCTAGTAAAAGCAGCTAAACGACCCTTGCTAATAGTTGGCGGGGCTTCTCTCAAGGAGAAGTTAGGTGGCAAACTGCTGATAGACTTCGCTGCTGAACTTGCAAAGGCTGGGATACCGACAGTGGCTACAGCGCATGTATACAAGGCCCTGAAGGATAGAGGCGTGGAGCCAGCAGCCATAATGACTGTGGCCGATGTAACGAATAGGTTACAGGATCCAAATTGGAGCGTTGATGGTAAGGGACCCCACGACCTAGTAATTTACATGGGAGTTTCTTATCAACTACAATCACAGATGCTCTCAACACTAAAACACTTTGCAACACATCTAAGAACGCTATCACTTGATAGATACTTCCATCCCAATGCAACTTATTCATTGCCCAACTTAAAGGAGGATGAATGGGAACAAGTTTTAAATAACGTGATCGCACTTCTGAAAAGCTAG
- the cdhA gene encoding CO dehydrogenase/acetyl-CoA synthase complex subunit alpha: MAEKGPLKMSAKELISGLVSAKDVEVLIGRIAMEEEWEPLGPTPFPQISTLRSWDHLLLSRYKPFYAPFCDYCCLCTYGKCDLSKGRLGACGLDMKAQTARIVLIACCIGASTHLAHARHMVDHLIEKYGEDYPINLGQDIAIEMPHARLITGIKPKTLGDLAYLLNYCEKEVTQCLSAAHTGQEGNYIDFESKALHVSMIDHLAMEIADVAQIVTFNFPKGDPNAPLTWIGLGVLDLSKPVVLCIGHNVSAGVEVIDYLEKAGLGGPGETVEVAGLCCTAHDIVRYRDQAKIIGPISDQLRIIRSGAADVIMTDEQCIRTNVVYEAQRVKTPVVAVSDKASYGLPDVSELPVEKIVEMLVSGSTPGVFLPDLEKAGAVVAITAIRMAPLRQKFKIIPDPPQIQAQASGCTFCGTCRRNCPIDLPIDQAVFNAKKGDFELLSMLHDLCLGCARCEQVCPRKIPALSLIEAAFQHKIKTEKYRIRVGRGPILDTEIREVGSPIVLGEIPGVVAYVGCANFPNGAREVGIMAREFARRGYIVTLSGCSAMVASYVRNEEGKTIYEEFPGTFDRGGVVNVGSCVANAHITGAAIKIANIFAKRPLRANYEEIADYILNRVGAVGVAWGAYSQKAASIATGCNRLGIPVIVGPQGSKYRRMYLGRAEDKESFTVYDARTGERVWIGPAPEHLIIALETMEECMVWTAKLCIRPNDTTKGRMIKLTHYVDLYKRIYGKLPPDLHYFVRTEADIPITFKEEIMRYLKEVGWKPWEKPSIDPTLLKRLIRAQV; this comes from the coding sequence ATGGCTGAAAAAGGTCCACTAAAGATGTCAGCTAAGGAGTTAATAAGTGGGCTTGTAAGTGCTAAGGATGTCGAGGTCCTCATAGGAAGAATAGCAATGGAGGAGGAGTGGGAGCCCCTCGGTCCAACGCCCTTCCCACAGATATCAACCTTGAGGTCCTGGGACCACTTATTGTTGAGTAGGTACAAGCCTTTCTATGCTCCATTCTGCGACTATTGCTGCCTTTGTACTTACGGTAAGTGCGATCTGTCTAAGGGCAGACTGGGCGCATGCGGACTTGACATGAAAGCTCAAACTGCAAGAATAGTTTTAATAGCATGCTGTATAGGAGCATCAACGCACTTAGCTCACGCAAGACACATGGTGGACCACTTAATTGAGAAGTACGGGGAAGACTATCCAATAAACTTAGGTCAGGACATAGCGATTGAGATGCCTCATGCGAGGTTAATAACAGGGATAAAACCGAAGACCCTTGGCGATCTAGCTTACTTGCTTAACTATTGCGAAAAAGAAGTGACACAGTGCTTAAGTGCTGCTCACACTGGCCAAGAAGGTAACTACATAGACTTCGAGTCTAAGGCTCTACATGTCAGTATGATCGACCACTTAGCAATGGAGATAGCTGATGTAGCCCAAATTGTAACGTTCAACTTTCCAAAGGGAGATCCCAATGCGCCACTAACCTGGATTGGATTAGGCGTCTTAGATCTAAGCAAGCCCGTGGTCCTCTGCATAGGACATAACGTCTCAGCTGGGGTCGAGGTCATCGACTACCTAGAAAAAGCAGGCCTTGGCGGACCAGGAGAGACAGTCGAGGTCGCAGGACTTTGTTGCACAGCACATGACATAGTGAGGTATAGAGACCAGGCTAAGATCATTGGCCCAATATCTGATCAATTGAGGATAATAAGGTCAGGAGCGGCTGATGTGATAATGACTGATGAACAGTGCATTAGGACCAATGTAGTTTATGAGGCTCAGCGAGTGAAGACTCCTGTTGTAGCAGTCTCCGATAAGGCCTCCTATGGACTGCCAGATGTAAGTGAATTGCCGGTGGAGAAGATCGTGGAAATGCTAGTCAGCGGCTCAACACCCGGTGTATTCCTTCCAGATCTTGAGAAAGCTGGTGCAGTCGTGGCTATAACTGCTATAAGGATGGCACCTCTAAGGCAAAAGTTCAAGATAATACCAGATCCACCTCAAATACAGGCTCAAGCATCAGGGTGCACCTTCTGTGGCACTTGTAGAAGGAATTGTCCAATAGACCTGCCCATAGATCAAGCAGTCTTCAACGCTAAGAAGGGAGACTTTGAACTGCTCTCGATGCTCCACGATCTCTGTCTTGGGTGCGCTAGATGTGAACAAGTTTGTCCAAGGAAGATACCAGCTCTATCATTGATTGAAGCAGCCTTCCAACATAAGATTAAGACTGAGAAATACAGGATAAGGGTTGGGAGAGGCCCAATTCTTGACACGGAGATTAGAGAAGTAGGTTCACCAATAGTTTTAGGTGAAATACCAGGTGTTGTAGCTTACGTTGGATGCGCAAACTTCCCTAACGGTGCAAGAGAAGTTGGAATTATGGCGAGAGAGTTCGCTAGGAGAGGCTACATAGTAACTCTTTCAGGCTGCTCGGCAATGGTTGCTTCTTACGTGAGGAACGAAGAGGGCAAGACGATATACGAGGAGTTCCCAGGCACCTTTGATAGAGGAGGAGTAGTGAATGTCGGTTCTTGCGTAGCAAATGCTCACATAACCGGTGCAGCAATAAAGATAGCCAACATATTCGCTAAAAGACCTTTGAGAGCTAACTACGAGGAGATAGCGGACTACATACTTAATAGAGTTGGAGCGGTAGGAGTTGCATGGGGCGCCTACTCGCAGAAGGCAGCATCAATTGCCACAGGCTGTAATAGACTAGGTATTCCAGTCATAGTTGGTCCTCAAGGTTCGAAGTATAGGAGGATGTACTTGGGTAGAGCTGAAGATAAAGAGTCATTCACGGTATATGACGCTAGAACGGGGGAGAGAGTTTGGATCGGTCCAGCTCCAGAGCACTTAATCATAGCCCTTGAAACCATGGAAGAGTGTATGGTATGGACAGCTAAGCTGTGCATAAGGCCGAACGATACTACTAAAGGTAGGATGATTAAGCTCACCCACTACGTTGATCTCTACAAGAGGATCTATGGAAAGCTACCACCAGACCTACACTACTTCGTGAGGACTGAAGCAGACATACCCATCACGTTCAAGGAAGAAATAATGCGCTACCTCAAAGAAGTAGGCTGGAAGCCTTGGGAGAAACCGTCAATAGATCCAACGCTGTTAAAGAGGTTAATTAGAGCTCAAGTCTAG